From the Solibacillus sp. FSL R5-0449 genome, one window contains:
- a CDS encoding protein-disulfide isomerase, whose protein sequence is MKKILSLAMLSIGCALMLFGGDQQGSSNNLENVAKAEDFESHYYQSERYMIYLDENELTINGTFVNDDRKSILDKVVVTEDMESSHVEREYTNAKVEVKDDKYIITADDGVSLEFTKFKEHIIVDADGMEYIRKAKPL, encoded by the coding sequence ATGAAAAAAATACTTTCGTTAGCAATGCTTAGTATTGGCTGCGCTTTAATGCTATTTGGAGGTGATCAACAAGGTTCATCAAATAATCTTGAAAATGTTGCAAAAGCTGAGGATTTTGAATCACATTATTATCAAAGCGAACGATATATGATTTATTTGGATGAAAATGAACTCACAATTAATGGAACTTTTGTAAATGATGATAGAAAGAGTATTCTTGACAAGGTTGTAGTAACTGAAGATATGGAAAGTTCCCATGTTGAGAGAGAATATACTAATGCTAAGGTAGAAGTCAAAGATGATAAATATATTATTACAGCTGATGACGGTGTTTCATTAGAATTTACTAAATTTAAAGAACATATCATTGTGGATGCCGATGGAATGGAATACATTCGTAAGGCAAAGCCCTTATAA
- a CDS encoding NUDIX domain-containing protein, with protein sequence MFVVNVEGAIRRNEKWLLIRRSEKEEHAGGGLSLVGGKCEIEGNSSDILERTLKREIFEEVGSEITGIQYVNSSSFVTESGINVIDIVFLCHHKCGEPYAKSTEEVDDVIWMTTSEILAHTELPLFLKENIKLAEKILQDNLQVKY encoded by the coding sequence ATGTTTGTTGTAAATGTAGAAGGGGCAATTCGTCGCAATGAGAAATGGCTTTTAATCCGCAGAAGTGAAAAGGAAGAGCATGCTGGTGGTGGTCTCTCATTAGTAGGAGGGAAGTGTGAAATTGAAGGTAATTCGTCAGATATTCTGGAAAGAACTTTAAAACGAGAAATTTTTGAAGAAGTAGGTAGCGAAATTACAGGCATTCAATATGTAAATAGCTCCTCCTTCGTGACAGAATCAGGGATAAATGTGATCGATATTGTTTTCCTATGTCATCATAAATGTGGAGAACCTTATGCTAAAAGTACTGAAGAAGTGGATGATGTTATTTGGATGACTACATCAGAGATTCTTGCACATACGGAACTACCTTTATTTCTAAAAGAAAACATTAAACTTGCAGAGAAAATACTACAGGATAATTTGCAGGTGAAATATTAG
- the rnz gene encoding ribonuclease Z: MQIQFLGTGAGMPSKERNTSSIAFKLLEECGSIWLFDCGEATQHQILHTTIKPRKIDKIFITHLHGDHIFGLPGFLSSRSFLGGEDMLTIYGPAGLQQWIEQTLQLSKTHLTYPIEFVEVKDGIVFEDEQFTVRALPLQHVVPCFGYRIEQKPMQGELLIDKALALGVPKGPLLGQLKAGHSVQLEDGTVVKSSDVTSPPQQGFTVAILGDTKYCENSIRLAQNADVVVHEATFDHSTIELAGKYGHATNTEAATVAKEAQAKHLLLNHISARFLKHDLIPFLEEAQAIFENSYLANDFSQFEWRKNELLEIE, translated from the coding sequence ATGCAGATCCAATTTTTAGGTACCGGTGCAGGGATGCCTTCAAAAGAGCGCAATACGAGTTCGATCGCATTCAAATTGCTTGAAGAATGCGGCTCGATTTGGCTGTTTGACTGTGGAGAAGCGACCCAGCATCAAATTTTGCATACTACGATTAAACCGCGTAAAATCGATAAAATCTTTATTACGCATTTACACGGCGACCATATTTTCGGGCTGCCCGGATTTTTAAGCTCCCGGTCTTTTTTAGGCGGGGAGGACATGCTTACAATTTACGGGCCGGCCGGGTTACAGCAATGGATTGAACAAACATTGCAATTATCAAAAACCCATTTAACGTATCCGATTGAATTTGTCGAAGTAAAAGATGGCATCGTGTTTGAAGATGAGCAGTTTACGGTACGTGCACTGCCGCTGCAGCATGTTGTCCCGTGCTTCGGTTATCGGATTGAACAAAAGCCGATGCAGGGCGAGCTGCTGATTGACAAGGCTTTGGCATTAGGTGTGCCAAAAGGTCCGCTATTAGGCCAATTAAAAGCAGGTCATTCTGTGCAGCTGGAAGATGGCACTGTTGTCAAAAGCAGTGATGTAACGTCACCACCACAGCAAGGGTTCACGGTAGCCATTTTAGGGGATACGAAATATTGCGAAAACAGTATCCGTTTAGCACAAAACGCTGATGTTGTCGTACACGAAGCAACCTTTGACCATTCCACAATAGAACTGGCGGGCAAGTACGGACATGCGACAAATACGGAAGCGGCAACTGTCGCGAAAGAAGCACAAGCGAAACATTTACTGTTAAATCACATTAGCGCCCGTTTTTTAAAGCATGATCTCATTCCGTTTTTGGAGGAAGCTCAAGCGATTTTTGAAAACAGTTATTTAGCAAATGATTTCAGCCAATTTGAGTGGCGGAAAAACGAATTGCTGGAAATTGAATAG
- a CDS encoding acyl-phosphate glycerol 3-phosphate acyltransferase, which produces MQQPTISPKVLRLLVIFPNVMSYILLFGVVVYIRTNLDMLKATDGLTMWLIIAAVLGPISLYTTFSIVKRIKNGLL; this is translated from the coding sequence ATGCAGCAACCGACAATTTCACCGAAAGTATTACGATTGCTAGTTATTTTTCCAAATGTCATGAGCTATATTCTGTTATTTGGGGTCGTTGTGTACATACGAACAAACTTGGACATGCTGAAGGCGACAGATGGCTTAACGATGTGGCTGATCATTGCCGCAGTATTAGGTCCGATCTCGCTCTATACGACATTCAGTATTGTAAAGCGCATTAAGAATGGATTATTGTAA
- a CDS encoding UDP-N-acetylmuramyl pentapeptide phosphotransferase produces MLYLTLLIALVMVVLTTKLTQKFNLSSNWFIVVQISASLFIILFGDLEVSYINQIELGLLAIPFSLLFLVGFTNVMNIEEEQQPLILLLPCISLLCLSAASFVMGYTFVSITGLFAVLTIMLCRSVIGEKVLERSFTTSIGFVMAVLSLMLFKSSFITIYIPIFTLALPLAIYLILQMKITSAQAMIISASIAVLFGLLMFIIPFNVVWYLVVGATVVLAISQFSRKYRFI; encoded by the coding sequence TTGTTATATTTAACACTATTGATAGCTTTGGTTATGGTCGTTTTGACGACGAAGCTTACTCAAAAATTTAATTTATCAAGCAACTGGTTCATCGTCGTTCAAATTAGCGCATCATTATTCATCATATTGTTTGGTGATCTTGAAGTTAGTTATATTAATCAAATTGAATTAGGACTTTTGGCGATTCCATTTTCTTTATTATTCCTAGTAGGGTTCACTAATGTAATGAATATAGAAGAAGAACAGCAACCATTAATTTTGCTGTTACCTTGTATTTCTTTACTTTGTCTTTCCGCAGCTTCTTTTGTTATGGGGTACACATTTGTTTCGATCACCGGCCTATTTGCTGTATTAACAATTATGTTGTGTCGTTCAGTTATAGGAGAAAAGGTTTTAGAAAGATCCTTTACTACATCGATCGGTTTTGTAATGGCAGTATTATCCCTGATGCTATTTAAAAGTTCATTTATTACAATTTACATACCGATTTTTACATTGGCATTACCGTTAGCAATTTATCTTATTTTACAAATGAAAATAACAAGTGCACAGGCAATGATAATTAGCGCTTCAATTGCTGTATTATTCGGATTACTAATGTTTATCATTCCGTTTAACGTAGTATGGTACTTGGTCGTTGGGGCAACAGTCGTTTTAGCTATTTCACAATTTTCGAGGAAGTATCGATTTATTTAG
- a CDS encoding NUDIX hydrolase yields MGYIMELRKKIGTDPIIMVGACVLIVNEKTQLLLQHRKDNNSWGLPGGAMELGESLEEVAVREMEEETGLTPTRLELFRTFSGKEFYYKYPHGDEVYNVVTAFICKNYEGSIKFDESEATDIRFFDLTDLPVISPPDDPVIKDFLKTCN; encoded by the coding sequence TTGGGATATATTATGGAATTGCGCAAAAAGATTGGTACTGATCCAATCATTATGGTGGGAGCTTGCGTTTTAATAGTGAATGAGAAGACACAGTTACTTCTACAACATAGAAAAGATAATAATAGCTGGGGACTTCCTGGTGGAGCGATGGAATTAGGTGAAAGCTTGGAAGAAGTGGCAGTGAGGGAAATGGAAGAGGAAACCGGATTAACCCCCACACGGTTGGAATTATTCAGAACATTTTCAGGTAAAGAGTTTTATTATAAATATCCTCATGGTGATGAAGTTTATAACGTTGTTACCGCCTTTATCTGTAAAAACTATGAAGGTTCGATTAAATTCGATGAATCAGAAGCAACGGATATACGATTTTTCGATTTAACAGATTTACCGGTAATCAGTCCTCCAGATGATCCGGTAATTAAGGATTTCTTGAAAACTTGTAACTAA
- a CDS encoding tRNA U-34 5-methylaminomethyl-2-thiouridine biosynthesis protein — MKKLLGLIIGTVAGWLIWGYFTDDFSGERLFMFLTGIIMGYIIGRIVPKRKKVDLGT; from the coding sequence TTGAAAAAGTTACTTGGTTTAATAATAGGAACAGTTGCAGGTTGGCTAATATGGGGATACTTTACGGATGATTTTTCAGGGGAAAGGCTGTTCATGTTTTTAACGGGAATCATTATGGGGTATATAATCGGTAGAATTGTCCCCAAACGAAAAAAGGTTGATTTAGGAACTTGA